In Ipomoea triloba cultivar NCNSP0323 chromosome 7, ASM357664v1, a single genomic region encodes these proteins:
- the LOC116026066 gene encoding alpha/beta hydrolase domain-containing protein 17B-like: MGNVTSNVAAKFAFFPPDPPTYDVFKDEVDGRLCFTGLTAEKDVDVHLLSTQAGNKIVATFWKHPYARFTILYSHGNAADLGQMIELFMELRAHLRINIMSYDYSGYGRSCGKPTELNTYYDIEAVLGCLKSEYEIKTEDMILYGQSVGSGPTLHLASCLQRLRAVVLHSAILSGIRVLFPVKTTLWFDIFKNIDKIRQVSCPVLVIHGTADEVVDFSHGKRLWELSKEKFDPLWIQDGGHCNLETFPEYIMHLRKFMNAMEKHSVSKRCQAELTQSLSITESKRTSRCWLIRFGKR, from the exons ATGGGGAACGTGACGTCAAACGTGGCTGCAAAGTTTGCATTTTTCCCACCAGACCCACCAACGTACGACGTGTTCAAAGACGAGGTGGACGGGAGGCTGTGTTTCACCGGGCTGACGGCGGAGAAGGATGTGGACGTGCATTTGCTGAGCACTCAGGCGGGGAACAAGATCGTGGCAACCTTCTGGAAACACCCTTATGCCAGATTCACCATCTTATACTCTCATGGCAATGCTGCGGATTTGGGCCAGATGATTGAGCTTTTCATGGAGCTCAGAGCTCACCTCCGTATCAATATcatgag CTATGATTATTCTGGGTATGGAAGATCTTGTGGAAAG CCAACCGAGTTGAACACATACTATGACATAGAAGCTGTCCTAGGTTGTTTGAAGAGTGAATACGAAATCAAGACTGAGGACATGATTCTATATGGGCAATCTGTGGGAAGTGGGCCCACATTACACTTAGCATCTTGTTTGCAGAGGTTGAGAGCTGTTGTTCTTCACAGTGCTATACTTTCTGGAATTAGAGTCCTGTTCCCAGTCAAGACCACGTTGTGGTTCGACATTTTCAAa AATATAGACAAGATCCGGCAAGTCAGCTGCCCAGTTTTAGTAATCCAT GGTACAGCTGATGAAGTGGTGGATTTCTCGCATGGGAAGCGATTGTGGGAGCTTTCGAAAGAGAAATTTGATCCACTGTGGATACAAGATGGAGGGCACTGCAACCTGGAGACATTCCCTGAGTACATCATGCACCTCAGGAAATTCATGAATGCAATGGAAAAGCATTCTGTGTCCAAGCGATGCCAGGCCGAGCTTACTCAATCCCTCAGTATAACCGAATCCAAACGCACCAGCAGATGCTGGTTAATCAGATTCGGGAAAAGatag